One Osmerus eperlanus chromosome 16, fOsmEpe2.1, whole genome shotgun sequence DNA segment encodes these proteins:
- the LOC134036701 gene encoding E3 ubiquitin-protein ligase HECTD3-like — protein MSRGDNPHVLLGRIRFLNKCIECFKKNELVPECLCYVPKEVCYKICKDSLSNSTALSSSSANISAGKTLVSIWESPHQTPHSKKLYKYNIELKKGAILWTTGEEYCNSQGLWVKINKEQLEEHRVGQELEEGWILVCKHTEGGDRLVPVESPDTVNRHKQLFGYDHKPCDRWEQVVDIEGSLHLGSKPKIADCDEAAVQKLRHVPPTWTFECDEDLVHYFYDHICKEDENMDNLKHCVTSIELSSCTSDRSIAVAHLTDGNLGTYWESEGIYGKHWIRLHMKRGTVVNKLILTLDSSDDGMPKSITVFGGERDNLKRLNDVTIDENLVGEVCVLEDMTSHLPVIEVRIIECMEEGMDTRVRGLKIKSSCERDLGLSADVFQSPNLVRYPRLEGTPADVLYRRALIIQRFISLLDSLLPHLVPAWDYSLGTFNQIKSIKQYLLLSKRRSALITQCLKDSETSNPTSMPCLYINRRLAVEHKDNPSLDPSCKKAVFTQVYEGLKPSDKYKKTLDYRWPAQYDQWWECKFAAEGIIDQGGGFRDSLADMSEELCPSSAECPMPLPFFTRTSNQGTGEARDYYVPNPSCKEFHKYEWIGQLMGAAFRGKDFLVLALPGLVWKQLTGEAVSWGKDFPAVDSVLVKLLEAMENMDLETFEFKFGQELVYTTLLSDGQLVDLIPGGSSVVVRYEDRREFIRLVQKARLEECKQQIAAMHAGLVKVVPQAVLDLLTWQEVEKKVCGDPEITVEALKRLTHFEDLEQTDVQVQYFWEALMNFTNEDRSRFLRFVTGRSRLPAPMDIFPERQSSDTTDGLPKSSTCSSTLYLPNYTSAKICEEKLRYAAYNCVAIDTDMSPWDEAFSN, from the exons ATGTCACGTGGAGACAACCCTCATGTTCTACTAGGAAGAATTCGCTTCCTAAACAAGTGCATTGAATGTTTTAAGAAGAATGAATTGGTGCCAGAATGTCTGTGTTATGTCCCAAAGGAGGTTTGCTATAAAATCTGCAAAGATTCGTTATCAAACTCAACTGCCTTGTCTAGCTCTTCCGCCAACATCTCTGCAGGAAAGACCCTTGTGTCAATTTGGGAAAGCCCCCATCAAACTCCACATAGCAAGAAGTTATACAAGTATAACATTGAACTAAAGAAAGGGGCAATTCTTTGGACTACTGGGGAAGAATACTGCAACAGTCAAGGACTATGGGTCAAAATAAACAAG GAGCAGTTGGAGGAGCACCGTGTAggacaggagctggaggagggctggatccTGGTGTGTAAGCACACAGAAGGAGGGGACAGACTGGTGCCTGTAGAATCCCCCGACACTGTCAACAGGCACAAGCAGCTATTTGGCTACGATCACAAACCTTgcgacag gtGGGAGCAGGTGGTGGACATAGAGGGCTCCCTACATCTAGGCTCTAAGCCTAAGATCGCTGATTGTGATGAAGCTGCTGTCCAGAAGCTCAG ACACGTGCCGCCCACCTGGACATTTGAATGTGACGAGGACCTGGTGCACTACTTCTATGACCATATATGCAAGGAGGATGAGAACATGGACAATTTGAAACATTGTGTTACCAGCATTGAACTGTCATCTTGTACA tcGGACCGCAGTATTGCAGTGGCCCATCTTACTGACGGAAACTTAGGCACTTACTGGGAGAGTGAAGGCATTTATGGCAAACACTGGATACGCCTGCACATGAAGAGAGGCACTGTAGTCAA TAAGCTGATCTTGACCTTGGATTCGTCAGATGATGGCATGCCCAAGAGCATCACCGtatttgggggagagagggacaaccTGAAGAGGCTGAATGATGTCACTATAGATGA AAATCTGGTTGGAGAAGTATGTGTGCTGGAAGACATGACATCCCACCTTCCTGTCATTGAGGTTCGAATTATAGAGTGTATGG AGGAGGGCATGGACACACGGGTCAGAGGTCTGAAGATCAAGTCGTCCTGTGAGAGAGACCTGGGCCTCAGCGCTGATGTGTTCCAGTCCCCAAACCTGGTGCGCTACCCTCGCCTGGAGGGGACCCCAGCTGACGTGCTCTACCGCAGGGCTTTAATCATCCAGAG ATTCATCTCTCTCCTGGACAGTCTACTGCCCCACCTGGTCCCGGCCTGGGACTACAGTCTGGGCACCTTCAACCAGATCAAA AGTATAAAGCAGTACCTGCTGCTGTCCAAGCGTCGCTCCGCCCTCATCACCCAGTGCCTGAAGGACTCAGAGACCAGTAATCCAACCTCCATGCCCTGTCTCTACATCAACCGCCGACTGGCTGTGGAGCACAAAGACAACCCCTCTCTGGACCCCAGCTGCAAGAAGGCCGTCTTTACACAG GTGTATGAAGGACTTAAACCGTCTGACAAGTATAAGAAAACCTTGGACTACAG ATGGCCTGCACAATATGATCAGTGGTGGGAGTGCAAATTTGCTGCAGAGGGAATCATTGATCAAg GTGGTGGATTCCGGGACAGTCTGGCAGATATGTCAGAGGAGCTGTGCCCCAGCTCTGCAGAGTGTCCCATGCCCCTGCCTTTCTTCACCCGCACGTCCAACCAG GGTACTGGCGAGGCTAGAGACTACTATGTACCCAACCCGTCCTGTAAAGAGTTCCACAAGTATGAATGGATCGGCCAGCTCATGGGAGCGGCTTTCAGAGGAAAGGACTTCCTG GTTCTGGCCCTACCTGGCCTGGTTTGGAAGCAGCTCACTGGAGAGGCAGTCAGCTGGGGCAAAGACTTCCCTGCTGTAGACTCTGTCTTG GTGAAGCTGCTGGAGGCCATGGAGAACATGGACCTGGAGACGTTTGAGTTCAAGTTTGGTCAGGAGCTGGTCTACACCACTCTGCTGAGCGATGGCCAGCTGGTGGACCTCATCCCTGGAGGCAGCAGTGTGGTGGTCCGCTACGAGGACCGCCGGGAGTTCATCCGTCTAGTGCAGAAAGCCCGTCTCGAAGAGTGCAAACAGCAG ATTGCAGCGATGCATGCGGGGCTGGTGAAGGTGGTGCCCCAGGCTGTCCTGGACCTGCTCACCTggcaggaggtggagaagaaagTGTGTGGAGATCCTGAGATCACGGTGGAGGCCCTCAAACGACTTA CTCACTTTGAGGACTTAGAACAGACTGATGTTCAAGTGCAATACTTTTGGGAAGCCCTCATGAACTTCACCAACG AGGATCGTAGCAGGTTTTTGAGGTTTGTGACAGGGAGAAGCCGTCTCCCAGCACCTATGGACATCTTTCCAGAGAGACAAAG CTCTGACACCACTGATGGACTGCCAAAATCCTCCACGTGTTCAAGTACTCTATATTTACCAAACTATACTAG TGCAAAGATCTGTGAGGAGAAGTTGCGCTATGCTGCCTACAACTGTGTGGCCATTGACACTGACATGAGCCCCTGGGATGAAGCCTTTAGTAACTGA
- the hectd3 gene encoding E3 ubiquitin-protein ligase HECTD3, translating into MSPGDNPHVLLGRIRFLNKCIECFRKNELVPECLCYVPKEVCYKICKDSSSNSTASSSSSASNSAGKTLVSVWESPHQTPQSKKLCKYNIEPKKGTCIRTTGEEYCNSQGLWVKINKEQLEEHRVGQELEEGWILVCKHTEGGDRLVPVESPETVNRHQQLFGYDHKPCDRWEQVVDIEGSLHLGSKPKIADCDEAAVQKLRHVPPTWTFECDEDLVHYFYDHIGKEDENLGSVKQCVTSIDVSSCSEDPSGGASCLTDGDTDTYWESDGMQGQHWIRLHMKRGTVVNKLILTVDSTDDNYMPKRVTVFGGEGDNLRKLNDVTIDDNLIGEVCVLEDMTSHLPVIEVRIEECRDEGIDVRIRGLKIKSSCERDLGLSADVFQSPNLVRYPRLEGTPADVLYRRALIIQRFISLLDSLLPHLVPAWDYSLGTFNQIKSIKQYLLLSKRRSALITQCLKDSETSKPNFMPRLYINRRLAMEHRDNPSLDPSCKNAVFTQVYEGLKPSDKFEKTLDYRWPARYDQWWECKFIAEGIIDQGGGFRDSLADMSEELCPSSAECPMPLPFFTRTSNQGTGEARDYYVPNPSCKEFHKYEWIGQLMGAALRGKDFLVLALPGLVWKQLTGEAVSWGKDFPAVDSVLVKLLEAMENMDQETFEFKFGQELVYTTLLSDGQLVDLIPGGSSVVVRYEDRREFIRLVQKARLEECKQQIAAMHAGLVKVVPQAVLDLLTWQEVEKKVCGDPEITVEALKRLTRYEDLEQTDVRVQYLWEALMNFTNEDRSRFLRFVTGRSRLPAPIYIFPEKQGSETTDALPQSSTCSSTLYLPNYPSAKVCEEKLRYAAYNCVAIDTDMSPWEE; encoded by the exons ATGTCACCTGGCGACAACCCTCATGTTCTACTAGGAAGAATTCGCTTCCTAAACAAGTGCATTGAATGTTTTAGGAAGAATGAATTGGTGCCAGAATGTCTGTGTTATGTCCCAAAGGAGGTATGCTATAAAATTTGCAAAGATTCATCATCAAACTCAACTGCATCGTCTAGCTCTTCCGCCAGCAACTCTGCAGGAAAGACCCTCGTGTCAGTTTGGGAAAGCCCCCATCAAACTCCACAGAGTAAGAAGTTATGCAAGTATAACATTGAACCAAAGAAAGGGACATGTATTCGGACTACTGGGGAAGAATACTGCAACAGTCAAGGACTATGGGTCAAAATAAACAAG GAGCAGTTGGAGGAGCACCGTGTAggacaggagctggaggagggctggatccTGGTGTGTAAGCACACAGAAGGAGGGGACAGACTGGTGCCTGTAGAATCCCCCGAAACTGTCAACAGGCACCAGCAGCTCTTCGGCTACGATCACAAACCTTgcgacag gtGGGAACAGGTGGTGGACATAGAGGGCTCCCTACATCTAGGCTCTAAGCCTAAGATCGCTGATTGTGATGAAGCTGCTGTCCAGAAGCTCAG ACACGTGCCGCCCACCTGGACATTTGAATGTGACGAGGACCTGGTGCACTACTTCTATGACCATATAGGCAAGGAGGATGAGAACCTGGGGAGTGTGAAACAGTGTGTCACCAGCATTGACGTGTCATCTTGTTCC gagGACCCCAGTGGTGGTGCAAGCTGTCTTACTGACGGAGACACAGACACGTACTGGGAGAGTGACGGCATGCAGGGCCAACACTGGATACGCCTGCACATGAAGAGAGGCACTGTAGTCAA TAAGCTGATCTTGACCGTGGATTCGACAGATGACAACTACATGCCCAAGAGAGTCACCGTatttgggggagagggggacaaccTGAGGAAGCTGAATGATGTCACTATAGATGA CAACCTGATTGGAGAAGTATGTGTGCTGGAAGACATGACATCCCACCTTCCTGTCATTGAAGTTCGAATTGAGGAGTGTAGGG ACGAGGGCATCGATGTGCGGATCCGAGGTCTGAAGATCAAGTCGTCCTGTGAGAGAGACCTGGGCCTCAGCGCTGATGTGTTCCAGTCCCCAAACCTGGTGCGCTACCCTCGCCTGGAGGGGACCCCAGCTGACGTGCTCTACCGCAGGGCTTTAATCATCCAGAG ATTCATCTCTCTCCTGGACAGTCTACTGCCCCACCTGGTCCCGGCCTGGGACTACAGTCTGGGCACCTTCAACCAGATCAAA AGTATAAAGCAGTACCTGCTGCTGTCCAAGCGTCGCTCCGCCCTCATCACCCAGTGCCTGAAGGACTCAGAGACCAGTAAGCCCAACTTCATGCCCCGTCTCTACATCAACCGCCGACTGGCTATGGAGCACAGAGACAACCCCTCTCTGGACCCCAGCTGCAAGAATGCCGTCTTTACACAG GTGTATGAAGGACTTAAACCGTCCGACAAGTTTGAGAAAACCTTGGACTACAG ATGGCCTGCACGATATGACCAGTGGTGGGAGTGCAAATTCATCGCAGAGGGAATCATTGATCAAg GTGGTGGATTCCGGGACAGTCTGGCGGATATGTCAGAGGAGCTGTGCCCCAGCTCTGCAGAGTGTCCCATGCCCCTGCCTTTCTTCACCCGCACGTCCAACCAG GGTACTGGCGAGGCTAGAGACTACTATGTACCCAACCCGTCCTGTAAAGAGTTCCACAAGTATGAATGGATCGGCCAGCTCATGGGAGCGGCTCTCAGAGGAAAGGACTTCCTG GTTCTGGCCCTACCTGGCCTGGTTTGGAAGCAGCTCACTGGAGAGGCAGTCAGCTGGGGCAAAGACTTCCCTGCTGTAGACTCTGTCTTG gtgaaGCTGCTGGAGGCCATGGAGAACATGGACCAGGAGACGTTTGAGTTCAAGTTTGGTCAGGAGCTGGTCTACACCACTCTGCTGAGCGATGGCCAGCTGGTGGACCTCATCCCTGGAGGCAGCAGTGTGGTGGTCCGCTACGAGGACCGCCGGGAGTTCATCCGTCTAGTGCAGAAAGCCCGTCTAGAAGAGTGCAAACAGCAG ATTGCAGCGATGCATGCGGGGCTGGTGAAGGTGGTGCCCCAGGCTGTCCTGGACCTGCTCACCTggcaggaggtggagaagaaagTGTGTGGAGATCCTGAGATCACGGTGGAGGCCCTCAAACGACTTA CTCGCTATGAGGACTTAGAACAGACTGATGTTCGAGTGCAATACTTGTGGGAAGCCCTGATGAACTTCACCAACG AGGATCGTAGCAGGTTTTTGAGGTTTGTGACAGGGAGAAGCCGTCTCCCAGCACCTATCTACATCTTTCCAGAGAAACAAGG CTCTGAAACCACAGATGCACTACCACAATCCTCCACATGTTCAAGTACTCTATATTTACCAAACTATCCTAG TGCAAAGGTGTGTGAAGAGAAGTTGCGCTATGCTGCCTACAACTGTGTGGCCATTGACACTGACATGAGCCCCTGGGAGGAGTGA
- the LOC134036616 gene encoding bestrophin-4-like → MTVSYTLEVANAKFAGFTKLLFRWKGSIYKLLFKEFLVFCVMYSFFSIFYRFLLSPKQQELFELIAIYCDQYANLIPMSFVLGFYVTLAFNRWWGQYTSFPLPDNLMMVVSGNVHGADERGRLLRRTLMRYANLSSVLILRSISTRVHRRFPSLEHVVDAGFMTSQEHLKIEGLYSDFNKYWMPLTWFTNLASIAREEGRVRDDIALRLLMDELNNYRAKCSLLFHYDWISIPLVYTQVVTLAVYSYFGFCLIGRQFLNPEKEYKGHKLDLYIPVFTLLQFFFYAGWLKVGELIINPFGEDDDDFETNQLIDRNIQVSMLAVDDMHQNLPPTEKDKFWKERYFSKTLKPVFKGSTYDMRMSDEDQSVDSLVLGQHFRGSVGDVCGTNTKGSQSVHLVPLHRGSLSSDEHTIGDECNRKEVSKLVEGDKPTNQNNLQGLGRVKVVVDPPCY, encoded by the exons ATGACGGTTTCCTACACCCTTGAAGTTGCCAATGCTAAGTTTGCTGGCTTCACCAAGCTGCTCTTTAGGTGGAAGGGGAGCATTTACAAGTTGTTGTTTAAGGAATTCCTTGTCTTTTGTGTGATGTACTCCTTCTTCAGTATATTTTACAG GTTTTTGCTGTCACCAAAGCAACAGGAGTTGTTTGAACTCATAGCCATTTACTGTGATCAGTATGCCAACCTTATACCTATGTCTTTCGTCTTAG GATTCTACGTCACTTTGGCCTTCAATCGTTGGTGGGGTCAGTACACAAGCTTCCCGCTGCCTGACAACTTGATGATGGTGGTCTCTGGGAATGTCCACGGGGCAGATGAAAGGGGACGTTTGCTGCGACGAACGCTCATGAGATACGCCAACCTTTCCTCTGTTCTGATATTGCGTTCCATAAGCACTCGAGTGCATAGGCGTTTCCCGTCATTGGAACATGTTGTGGATGCCG GGTTTATGACGTCTCAAGAGCACCTAAAGATAGAGGGTTTGTACTCAGACTTCAACAAGTATTGGATGCCGCTCACATGGTTCACAAATCTAGCCTCCATAGCAAGAGAGGAGGGCCGTGTGAGGGATGACATTGCTTTGAGGCTACTCATGGAT GAGCTCAACAACTACAGGGCCAAGTGCAGCCTGCTGTTCCACTATGACTGGATAAGCATCCCTCTGGTCTACACTCAG GTAGTCACTCTTGCCGTTTACTCTTACTTTGGCTTCTGCCTGATCGGGCGTCAATTTCTAAATCCAGAGAAGGAATACAAAGGCCATAAACTGGATTTGTACATTCCAGTTTTCACTCTGCTCCAGTTCTTCTTTTATGCTGGCTGGCTCAAG GTGGGAGAGCTTATTATCAACCCATTTGGAGAAGACGATGACGACTTTGAGACCAACCAACTTATAGACCGAAATATTCAG GTGTCCATGCTGGCTGTGGATGACATGCACCAGAACCTGCCTCCTACTGAGAAGGACAAGTTCTGGAAAGAGAGATACTTTTCCAAGACGCTCAAACCGGTTTTCAAGGGCTCCACATATGACATGAG GATGAGTGATGAGGACCAATCAGTGGACTCCCTTGTTTTAGGCCAACATTTTAGAGGGTCAGTTGGTGATGTATGTGGGACCAATACCAAAGGGAGCCAGAGTGTGCATTTAGTCCCACTCCACAGGGGAAGCCTGTCCTCGGATGAGCACACCATTGGGGATGAGTGTAATAGAAAGGAAGTCAGCAAACTTGTTGAGGGAGACAAACCCACCAATCAGAATAATTTACAAGGGTTGGGGAGAGTTAAAGTGGTAGTGGATCCACCCTGCTACTGA
- the si:ch211-106k21.5 gene encoding leucine-rich repeat, immunoglobulin-like domain and transmembrane domain-containing protein 1 isoform X1, translated as MAIKGFFCQWSLLLLCIWPIRDQLVEGCACPGATVLAQFPPELPTESCCLNYSGSSFNHVLWPTLSNGTNLQMLDLSHCNISRIEVGTTWASSPLMVVYLRHNRLTTLPGDFLATQTSLRVLDLGMNLLGELPEGFFQGSEELQDLDLQGNCLRSLPTSALQRSSLLKLNLADNPWDCSCSLVEILKAGGQGNSSSLEGNVTCASPKSLVGESVWSVRGSDVCRPPGLTALFILLPLLILLALVLCWCCGRTKKRKETLTFGSSKNKASHPDCNGHRQHRSKHPGRQVAKVEEGGGRVEILKNQLLLRPSSTLLGSTRDIYEEVEIKLGSVDSLPRAPSHYSSSTEGGTGRQGAQGAGEGLEVGGKKELDAVSVTEVMKDSADREKAYLTQSTEYYSLVPGIDLEDSDHGEYESVDLS; from the exons ATGGCAATAAAAG GATTTTTCTGCCAATGGAGTCTCTTGTTATTGTGCATTTGGCCTATAAGAGACCAACTTGTGGAGGGATGTGCATGCCCTGGAGCAACCGTTCTGGCCCAGTTTCCACCAGAGTTGCCCACTGAGTCTTGCTGTCTGAACTACTCTGGCTCCTCTTTCAACCATGTGCTATGGCCCACACTCAGCAATGGGACCAATCTACAGATGCTGGATCTGTCCCACTGTAACATCAGCCGTATTGAGGTGGGCACTACCTGGGCTTCATCACCTCTGATGGTGGTCTACCTGAGACATAACAGACTAACCACGCTGCCAGGAGACTTCCTGGCCACTCAGACCAGTCTCAGGGTGCTGGATCTGGGCATGAACCTTTTAGGGGAGTTGCCTGAAGGCTTCTTCCAGGGCTCTGAGGAGCTCCAGGATCTGGATCTACAGGGGAACTGCCTGcgttctctccccacctctgcaCTACAGCGGTCCAGCCTGCTGAAGCTGAATCTGGCTGACAACCCGTGGGACTGCTCCTGTTCCCTGGTGGAGATCCTGAAGGCTGGAGGGCAGGGGAACAGCAGCAGCCTCGAGGGTAACGTGACCTGTGCCTCTCCCAAGAGCCTGgtaggtgagagtgtgtggtcaGTCAGGGGGAGTGATGTGTGCCGTCCCCCAGGCCTAACcgccctcttcatcctcctccccctcctcatcctcctggcCCTGGTGCTCTGTTGGTGCTGCGGGAGGACAAAGAAGAGAAAGGAGACCCTCACATTTGGCTCCTCCAAGAACAAGGCCTCTCACCCAGACTGCAATGGGCACAGGCAGCATCGATCCAAACACCCAGGCAGACAGGTGGccaaggtggaggagggtggcggAAGGGTAGAAATCCTGAAAAACCAGCTACTGCTacgcccctcctccaccctccttggCAGCACCAGAGATATCTACGAGGAAGTGGAGATCAAGTTAGGCTCTGTGGACTCTCTGCCTCGAGCCCCCTCCCACTACTCATCTTCCACAGAGGGGGGCACAGGGCGGCAGGGCGCCCAGGGGGCCGGAGAAGGACTGGAGGTGGGGGGCAAGAAAGAACTGGATGCTGTGAGTGTGACGGAGGTGATGAAGGATTCTGCAGATAGGGAGAAAGCTTACTTGACCCAGTCCACAGAATACTACAGCCTAGTGCCCGGCATCGACCTGGAAGACTCAGACCATGGAGAATATGAGAGTGTAGACCTCTCGTGA
- the si:ch211-106k21.5 gene encoding uncharacterized protein si:ch211-106k21.5 isoform X2, with the protein MLDLSHCNISRIEVGTTWASSPLMVVYLRHNRLTTLPGDFLATQTSLRVLDLGMNLLGELPEGFFQGSEELQDLDLQGNCLRSLPTSALQRSSLLKLNLADNPWDCSCSLVEILKAGGQGNSSSLEGNVTCASPKSLVGESVWSVRGSDVCRPPGLTALFILLPLLILLALVLCWCCGRTKKRKETLTFGSSKNKASHPDCNGHRQHRSKHPGRQVAKVEEGGGRVEILKNQLLLRPSSTLLGSTRDIYEEVEIKLGSVDSLPRAPSHYSSSTEGGTGRQGAQGAGEGLEVGGKKELDAVSVTEVMKDSADREKAYLTQSTEYYSLVPGIDLEDSDHGEYESVDLS; encoded by the coding sequence ATGCTGGATCTGTCCCACTGTAACATCAGCCGTATTGAGGTGGGCACTACCTGGGCTTCATCACCTCTGATGGTGGTCTACCTGAGACATAACAGACTAACCACGCTGCCAGGAGACTTCCTGGCCACTCAGACCAGTCTCAGGGTGCTGGATCTGGGCATGAACCTTTTAGGGGAGTTGCCTGAAGGCTTCTTCCAGGGCTCTGAGGAGCTCCAGGATCTGGATCTACAGGGGAACTGCCTGcgttctctccccacctctgcaCTACAGCGGTCCAGCCTGCTGAAGCTGAATCTGGCTGACAACCCGTGGGACTGCTCCTGTTCCCTGGTGGAGATCCTGAAGGCTGGAGGGCAGGGGAACAGCAGCAGCCTCGAGGGTAACGTGACCTGTGCCTCTCCCAAGAGCCTGgtaggtgagagtgtgtggtcaGTCAGGGGGAGTGATGTGTGCCGTCCCCCAGGCCTAACcgccctcttcatcctcctccccctcctcatcctcctggcCCTGGTGCTCTGTTGGTGCTGCGGGAGGACAAAGAAGAGAAAGGAGACCCTCACATTTGGCTCCTCCAAGAACAAGGCCTCTCACCCAGACTGCAATGGGCACAGGCAGCATCGATCCAAACACCCAGGCAGACAGGTGGccaaggtggaggagggtggcggAAGGGTAGAAATCCTGAAAAACCAGCTACTGCTacgcccctcctccaccctccttggCAGCACCAGAGATATCTACGAGGAAGTGGAGATCAAGTTAGGCTCTGTGGACTCTCTGCCTCGAGCCCCCTCCCACTACTCATCTTCCACAGAGGGGGGCACAGGGCGGCAGGGCGCCCAGGGGGCCGGAGAAGGACTGGAGGTGGGGGGCAAGAAAGAACTGGATGCTGTGAGTGTGACGGAGGTGATGAAGGATTCTGCAGATAGGGAGAAAGCTTACTTGACCCAGTCCACAGAATACTACAGCCTAGTGCCCGGCATCGACCTGGAAGACTCAGACCATGGAGAATATGAGAGTGTAGACCTCTCGTGA